A window from Gemmatimonadaceae bacterium encodes these proteins:
- a CDS encoding ABC transporter substrate-binding protein has protein sequence MRDRISLLNRLLGVPLLTVALGCGEAAGVPAVGFTYTFGPSPVDSVLQEEVDLAGGAGADSVRLLISPEGGFKVFAAAVLPAEVARAAWLVDNPEVLAVVGPGGSREALQVAPLYEAAGLADLVPTATSRALATAGHTTLPISPNDSVQGAFIAAFADSALRARRAAIIYVADEYGIGLAAGTAAEFHARGIEEVARVPLSTWRACTGVDGPAYYATIAQSLKRQGPLDVVVLASRTQEAVCAARALRQELPALHLLAGDGVYVDEAVIRNWGPATERLFLVAFWHPSQADSASQAFTARFRAATGLTPRHGDAVFRDAAVLAATAIREGGRSREAVLAYLRSLGVTREPFQGITGPIAFVPGIQRPLLMTQVRNGESILLGAR, from the coding sequence ATGCGGGACCGGATCTCCCTCCTGAATCGCCTGCTCGGCGTCCCCTTGCTCACTGTGGCATTGGGTTGCGGGGAAGCCGCGGGCGTGCCTGCCGTGGGATTCACCTATACGTTCGGCCCGTCGCCAGTCGACAGCGTACTGCAGGAGGAGGTGGACCTCGCCGGCGGTGCCGGCGCGGACTCGGTGCGACTGCTCATCTCGCCGGAAGGCGGGTTCAAGGTCTTCGCCGCCGCTGTGTTGCCGGCCGAGGTGGCCCGCGCGGCGTGGCTGGTGGACAACCCAGAGGTGCTGGCGGTGGTCGGACCGGGCGGAAGCCGGGAGGCGCTGCAGGTGGCACCGCTCTACGAGGCCGCGGGACTGGCCGACTTGGTGCCGACCGCCACGAGTCGGGCGCTGGCGACGGCGGGCCACACGACCCTGCCGATCTCGCCGAACGATTCGGTACAGGGCGCGTTCATCGCCGCGTTCGCGGATTCGGCGCTACGGGCGCGGCGGGCGGCGATCATCTACGTGGCGGACGAGTACGGCATCGGCCTCGCGGCCGGCACTGCCGCGGAGTTCCACGCGCGTGGCATCGAGGAGGTCGCGCGAGTCCCGCTCTCCACCTGGCGCGCCTGCACCGGCGTGGATGGCCCGGCCTACTACGCCACGATCGCCCAGTCCCTGAAGCGCCAGGGACCGCTGGACGTGGTCGTGCTGGCCTCGCGGACGCAGGAGGCGGTCTGCGCGGCCCGCGCCCTCCGCCAGGAGCTGCCGGCGCTGCACTTGCTCGCCGGCGACGGCGTCTATGTGGACGAGGCGGTCATCCGCAACTGGGGGCCGGCCACGGAACGTCTCTTCCTCGTGGCCTTCTGGCACCCGTCGCAGGCGGACTCCGCGTCCCAAGCATTCACGGCGCGATTCCGCGCGGCCACGGGACTGACGCCGCGCCACGGCGATGCCGTGTTCCGTGACGCAGCGGTCCTCGCAGCGACGGCGATTCGCGAAGGCGGTCGGTCGCGGGAGGCCGTGCTCGCGTACCTGCGTTCGCTCGGCGTGACCCGCGAGCCGTTCCAGGGCATCACCGGCCCGATCGCCTTCGTGCCCGGCATCCAGCGCCCCTTGCTGATGACGCAGGTCCGGAACGGCGAGTCGATCTTGCTGGGGGCGCGATGA
- a CDS encoding ABC transporter permease yields the protein MTFEGMLMALDSLRANKVRAALTISGVAVGVFVVVAMGATVHGIRQSFQSDMDEFGTATFQIRRRNPGFSACNPTTDDCPERRFPGVSLEEWKAVRELPEVENAMGWLFGQGTVTYRDRIVKNVGYDAQTPEWIETDQADVDPGRTFTGAEHDGAAQVVLLNKKLADELFLESDPIGKEIDVGGRRFLVIGVYHTKAGFLKSLDGRGPDTPRMVMPMMTAWRKMDVWRRSFMVMVKPKADVSRDDAMDAVTATLRGMRGLRPSQPNSFFLVGQDRMMEVFDQLFGAIFMVGLGLSAVGLLVGGVGVVAIMMISVTERTREIGVRKALGATRGIILWQFLVEAATLTSLGALIGLLLGSALAWVIRANTTVPASVPVGAIIASLLGAAATGIVFGMLPATRASRLDPVEALRHE from the coding sequence ATGACCTTCGAGGGCATGTTGATGGCCCTCGACTCGCTGCGCGCCAACAAGGTACGCGCGGCCCTGACCATCTCCGGCGTGGCAGTGGGTGTGTTCGTCGTCGTGGCGATGGGCGCCACCGTGCACGGCATCCGGCAGTCATTCCAGTCGGACATGGACGAGTTCGGCACGGCCACGTTCCAGATCCGTCGCCGCAACCCTGGCTTCAGCGCCTGCAACCCCACCACCGATGACTGCCCCGAGCGCCGCTTCCCCGGCGTCTCGCTCGAGGAGTGGAAGGCGGTGCGGGAACTGCCCGAGGTGGAGAACGCGATGGGCTGGCTCTTCGGCCAGGGCACGGTGACCTACCGCGACCGCATCGTGAAGAACGTGGGCTATGACGCCCAGACGCCGGAGTGGATCGAGACGGACCAGGCGGACGTGGATCCGGGGCGTACGTTTACGGGCGCCGAGCACGATGGCGCCGCGCAGGTCGTGCTGCTGAACAAGAAGCTCGCGGACGAGCTGTTCCTCGAGTCGGATCCGATCGGCAAGGAGATCGACGTTGGTGGGCGGCGGTTCCTCGTGATCGGTGTCTACCACACAAAGGCCGGCTTCCTCAAGTCGCTGGACGGGCGCGGCCCCGATACGCCGCGCATGGTGATGCCGATGATGACGGCGTGGCGGAAGATGGACGTCTGGCGCCGCTCCTTCATGGTGATGGTGAAGCCCAAGGCCGACGTGAGCCGCGACGACGCGATGGACGCGGTGACGGCGACGCTGCGCGGGATGCGCGGCCTGCGCCCCAGCCAGCCCAACTCGTTCTTCCTCGTGGGCCAGGACCGGATGATGGAGGTCTTCGACCAGCTCTTCGGCGCCATCTTCATGGTCGGCCTCGGGCTCTCGGCGGTCGGCCTGCTCGTGGGCGGCGTGGGCGTGGTCGCGATCATGATGATTTCCGTCACCGAGCGGACGCGCGAGATCGGCGTCCGAAAGGCGCTCGGGGCCACGCGCGGGATCATTCTCTGGCAGTTCCTGGTGGAGGCAGCGACGCTGACCTCGCTGGGTGCCTTGATCGGGCTGTTGCTGGGCTCGGCGCTGGCCTGGGTGATCCGGGCGAACACGACGGTGCCGGCCTCGGTGCCGGTGGGGGCGATCATCGCTTCGCTGTTGGGCGCGGCTGCCACGGGCATCGTCTTCGGGATGCTGCCCGCCACGCGCGCGTCGCGGCTGGATCCGGTCGAGGCGCTGCGGCACGAGTAG
- a CDS encoding ABC transporter permease produces the protein MPFFEAIRLALQTIRVQKLKSFFTLTGVMIGVMFLIAVVSIVEGMSDYVENDFAAKIIGVNTFDVRRWPNFTPNESDDEWRAYLRRPRIYDRDADIVRTALGPSFRVARVNETFRSAFVPGIRPRDVQAVATDASYFDIKKFGITNGRAFGPQDVAAGAKVVVIGDEVAKYYWPNLDPVGRDLRIAGQMYQVIGVIEPQGSVFGFSMDRLAIAPYTSPMSRSIRPRGDIGRITVQAPTREILDDGMEQVRSSMRGFRRLGPGDEDDFALETSDAALSFFDELKGKLILFGTALPAIGLVVGALVIMNIMLVAVAERTREIGVRKALGAKRRDIISQFLVEAATLSVIGAAIGASLGIGMAQLIAAVTPLPASVAPWSLVFALVVGAGVGIAAGIYPASRASKLDPIAALRQE, from the coding sequence ATGCCCTTTTTCGAAGCCATCCGTCTCGCCCTGCAGACCATCCGCGTGCAGAAGCTGAAGAGCTTCTTCACGCTCACGGGCGTGATGATCGGCGTGATGTTCCTCATCGCCGTGGTGTCGATCGTCGAGGGGATGAGCGACTACGTCGAGAACGACTTCGCGGCGAAGATCATCGGCGTGAACACCTTCGACGTGCGGCGCTGGCCCAACTTCACGCCGAACGAGTCGGACGACGAGTGGCGGGCCTACCTGCGGCGGCCGCGCATCTACGACCGCGACGCGGACATCGTGCGCACGGCCCTCGGCCCGTCGTTCCGCGTGGCGCGGGTGAACGAGACCTTCCGTTCGGCCTTCGTGCCGGGCATCCGGCCGCGCGACGTACAGGCGGTGGCGACGGACGCATCGTACTTCGACATCAAGAAGTTCGGCATCACCAACGGGCGCGCCTTTGGCCCGCAGGACGTGGCCGCCGGCGCCAAGGTCGTGGTCATCGGCGATGAGGTGGCCAAGTACTACTGGCCCAACCTCGACCCCGTGGGCCGCGACCTGCGCATTGCCGGGCAGATGTATCAGGTGATTGGCGTCATCGAGCCGCAGGGCTCGGTGTTTGGCTTCTCGATGGACCGTTTGGCGATCGCGCCCTACACCTCCCCGATGTCGCGCAGCATCCGCCCGCGCGGCGACATCGGCCGCATCACGGTGCAGGCGCCGACGCGCGAGATCCTCGATGACGGCATGGAGCAGGTGCGCAGCTCGATGCGTGGCTTCCGCCGGCTGGGGCCGGGTGACGAGGACGATTTCGCGCTCGAGACCTCGGACGCTGCCCTCAGCTTCTTCGACGAGCTCAAGGGCAAGCTGATCCTCTTCGGCACCGCCCTGCCGGCCATCGGGCTGGTGGTCGGCGCGCTGGTGATCATGAACATCATGCTGGTGGCGGTGGCCGAGCGCACGCGGGAGATCGGCGTGCGGAAGGCGCTGGGTGCCAAGCGGCGGGACATCATCTCGCAGTTCCTGGTCGAGGCCGCCACGCTGTCTGTCATCGGCGCGGCCATCGGTGCCTCGCTGGGCATCGGGATGGCGCAGTTGATTGCCGCCGTGACGCCGCTGCCGGCCAGCGTGGCGCCGTGGTCGCTGGTATTTGCGTTGGTCGTGGGCGCGGGCGTCGGCATCGCCGCCGGGATCTATCCCGCCAGCCGCGCGTCCAAGCTCGACCCCATCGCCGCCCTTCGCCAGGAATAG